In one window of Tursiops truncatus isolate mTurTru1 chromosome 5, mTurTru1.mat.Y, whole genome shotgun sequence DNA:
- the CLGN gene encoding calmegin isoform X1, with translation MRFQGCRLCLGLLFISINAEFMDDNVEMEDFDENSEEIDANENEFSSEIKYKTPQPIGEVYFTETFDSGRLAGWVLSKAKKDDTDAEISIYDGRWEIEELKEYRVPGDRGLVLKSRAKHHAISAVLAKPFIFADKPLIVQYEVNFQDGIDCGGAYIKLLADTDGLNLENFYDKTSYTIMFGPDKCGEDYKLHFIFRHKHPQTGVFEEKHAKPPDVDLKKFFTDRKTHLYTLVMNPDDTFEVLIDQIVVNKGNLLEDVVPPINPPKEIEDPSDKKPDDWDERAKIPDPSAVKPEDWDESEPAQIEDTSVVKPDGWLDNEPKFIPDPNAEKPIDWNEDMDGEWEAPQISNPACQIGCGEWSPPMIGNPKYKGVWTPPMIDNPNYQGIWSPRKIPNPDYFEDNHPFLLTSFCALGLELWSMTSDIYFDNFIICSEKEVADRWAADGWGVKIMIENDNEPSIFKQLTAAAEERPWLWFIYLVTAVLPIALITSFCWPRKVKKRYEDAEFKKLDICKPQTKGALEQEVKGEKAALEKPVDLEEEKQQSDGEILEKEEEGEPEEKSEEEIEIIERQEEGNKSNKSGSEDEMREADEGTGSGDGPVKSVRKRRVRKE, from the exons ATGCGTTTCCAAGGCTGTCGGCTATGTTTGGGTCTTCTTTTCATCTCAATTAATGCAGAATTTATGGATGATAATGTTGAGATGGAAGACTTTGATGAAAATTCAGAAGAGATTGATGCTAATGAAAATGAATTCTCCTCAGAG aTTAAATATAAGACACCTCAACCTATAGGAGAAGTATATTTTACGGAAACTTTTGATAGTGGAAGGTTGGCTGG GTGGGTCttatcaaaagcaaaaaaagatgatacagatgCGGAGATTTCTATATATgatg gaAGATGGGAAATAGAAGAATTGAAAGAATATCGAGTACCTGGTGACCGAGGACTGGTGTTGAAATCTAGAGCAAAGCATCATGCAATATCTGCTGTATTAGCAAAACCTTTCATCTTTGCTGATAAACCTCTGATAGTACA ATATGAAGTAAATTTTCAAGATGGTATTGATTGTGGAGGTGCATACATTAAACTCCTAGCAGACACTGATGGTTTGAATCTG GAAAACTTTTATGATAAAACATCCTATACCATTATGTTTGGACCAGATAAATGTGGAGAAGATTATAAACTTCATTTTATCTTCAGACACAAACATCCCCAAACTGGAGTTTTTGAAGAGAAGCATGCCAAACCTCCAGATGTAGACCTTAAAAAGTTCTTTACAGACAGGAAGACTCATCTTTATACCCTTG TGATGAATCCAGATGACACATTTGAAGTATTAATTGATCAGATAGTTGTTAACAAAGGAAACCTACTAGAGGATGTGGTTCCTCCTATCAATCCTCCCAAGGAAATTGAAGATCCCAGTGATAAAAAACCTGATGATTGGGATGAAAGAGCAAAAATCCCTGATCCTTCTGCTGTCAAACCAGAAGACTG GGATGAAAGTGAACCTGCCCAAATAGAAGATACAAGTGTTGTTAAACCTGATGGCTGGCTTGATAATGAACCGAAATTTATTCCAGATCCTAATGCTGAAAAACCCATTGACTG GAATGAAGACATGGATGGAGAATGGGAGGCACCTCAGATTTCTAATCCAGCATGTCAGATTGGGTGTGGCGAGTGGAGCCCTCCCATGATAGGTAACCCAAAATACAAAGGAGTATGGACACCTCCAATGATAGATAACCCTAACTACCAG GGTATCTGGAGTCCTCGAAAAATTCCTAATCCAGATTATTTTGAAGACAATCACCCATTTCTTCTGACTTCCTTCTGTGCTCTTGGTTTAGAGCTTTGGTCCATGACCTCTGATATCTActttgataattttattatttgttcgGAAAAGGAAGTAGCAGATCGCTGGGCTGCAGATGGTTGGGGAGTGAAAATAATGATAGAAAATGATAATGAG CCTAGTATATTCAAACAGTTGACGGCAGCTGCTGAAGAGCGCCCATGGCTTTGGTTCATTTATCTTGTGACAGCAGTGCTTCCAATAGCATTAATTACTTCATTTTGTTGGCCAAGAAAAGtaaag AAAAGATATGAAGATGCAGAGTTCAAAAAACTGGACATATGTAAACCACAAACAAAGGGAGCACTAGAGCAAGAAGTAAAGGGAGAGAAAGCAGCCCTGGAGAAACCAGTAGACTTGGAAGAGGAAAAACAGCAAAGTGATGGTGAAATTCTTGAAAAAG aagaggAAGGTGAACCTGAGGAAAAGAGTgaagaagaaattgaaatcatagaaAGACAAGAAGAAGGTAATAAATCAAATAAGTCTGGATCAGAGGATGAG atgaGGGAAGCAGATGAGGGCACAGGATCTGGAGATGGGCCAGTAAAGTCAGTACGCAAAAGAAGAGTACGAAAGGAGTAA
- the CLGN gene encoding calmegin isoform X4: MRFQGCRLCLGLLFISINAEFMDDNVEMEDFDENSEEIDANENEFSSEIKYKTPQPIGEVYFTETFDSGRLAGWVLSKAKKDDTDAEISIYDGRWEIEELKEYRVPGDRGLVLKSRAKHHAISAVLAKPFIFADKPLIVQYEVNFQDGIDCGGAYIKLLADTDGLNLENFYDKTSYTIMFGPDKCGEDYKLHFIFRHKHPQTGVFEEKHAKPPDVDLKKFFTDRKTHLYTLVMNPDDTFEVLIDQIVVNKGNLLEDVVPPINPPKEIEDPSDKKPDDWDERAKIPDPSAVKPEDWDESEPAQIEDTSVVKPDGWLDNEPKFIPDPNAEKPIDWNEDMDGEWEAPQISNPACQIGCGEWSPPMIGNPKYKGVWTPPMIDNPNYQGIWSPRKIPNPDYFEDNHPFLLTSFCALGLELWSMTSDIYFDNFIICSEKEVADRWAADGWGVKIMIENDNEPSIFKQLTAAAEERPWLWFIYLVTAVLPIALITSFCWPRKVK, from the exons ATGCGTTTCCAAGGCTGTCGGCTATGTTTGGGTCTTCTTTTCATCTCAATTAATGCAGAATTTATGGATGATAATGTTGAGATGGAAGACTTTGATGAAAATTCAGAAGAGATTGATGCTAATGAAAATGAATTCTCCTCAGAG aTTAAATATAAGACACCTCAACCTATAGGAGAAGTATATTTTACGGAAACTTTTGATAGTGGAAGGTTGGCTGG GTGGGTCttatcaaaagcaaaaaaagatgatacagatgCGGAGATTTCTATATATgatg gaAGATGGGAAATAGAAGAATTGAAAGAATATCGAGTACCTGGTGACCGAGGACTGGTGTTGAAATCTAGAGCAAAGCATCATGCAATATCTGCTGTATTAGCAAAACCTTTCATCTTTGCTGATAAACCTCTGATAGTACA ATATGAAGTAAATTTTCAAGATGGTATTGATTGTGGAGGTGCATACATTAAACTCCTAGCAGACACTGATGGTTTGAATCTG GAAAACTTTTATGATAAAACATCCTATACCATTATGTTTGGACCAGATAAATGTGGAGAAGATTATAAACTTCATTTTATCTTCAGACACAAACATCCCCAAACTGGAGTTTTTGAAGAGAAGCATGCCAAACCTCCAGATGTAGACCTTAAAAAGTTCTTTACAGACAGGAAGACTCATCTTTATACCCTTG TGATGAATCCAGATGACACATTTGAAGTATTAATTGATCAGATAGTTGTTAACAAAGGAAACCTACTAGAGGATGTGGTTCCTCCTATCAATCCTCCCAAGGAAATTGAAGATCCCAGTGATAAAAAACCTGATGATTGGGATGAAAGAGCAAAAATCCCTGATCCTTCTGCTGTCAAACCAGAAGACTG GGATGAAAGTGAACCTGCCCAAATAGAAGATACAAGTGTTGTTAAACCTGATGGCTGGCTTGATAATGAACCGAAATTTATTCCAGATCCTAATGCTGAAAAACCCATTGACTG GAATGAAGACATGGATGGAGAATGGGAGGCACCTCAGATTTCTAATCCAGCATGTCAGATTGGGTGTGGCGAGTGGAGCCCTCCCATGATAGGTAACCCAAAATACAAAGGAGTATGGACACCTCCAATGATAGATAACCCTAACTACCAG GGTATCTGGAGTCCTCGAAAAATTCCTAATCCAGATTATTTTGAAGACAATCACCCATTTCTTCTGACTTCCTTCTGTGCTCTTGGTTTAGAGCTTTGGTCCATGACCTCTGATATCTActttgataattttattatttgttcgGAAAAGGAAGTAGCAGATCGCTGGGCTGCAGATGGTTGGGGAGTGAAAATAATGATAGAAAATGATAATGAG CCTAGTATATTCAAACAGTTGACGGCAGCTGCTGAAGAGCGCCCATGGCTTTGGTTCATTTATCTTGTGACAGCAGTGCTTCCAATAGCATTAATTACTTCATTTTGTTGGCCAAGAAAAGtaaag TAA
- the CLGN gene encoding calmegin isoform X3 — MRFQGCRLCLGLLFISINAEFMDDNVEMEDFDENSEEIDANENEFSSEIKYKTPQPIGEVYFTETFDSGRLAGWVLSKAKKDDTDAEISIYDGRWEIEELKEYRVPGDRGLVLKSRAKHHAISAVLAKPFIFADKPLIVQYEVNFQDGIDCGGAYIKLLADTDGLNLENFYDKTSYTIMFGPDKCGEDYKLHFIFRHKHPQTGVFEEKHAKPPDVDLKKFFTDRKTHLYTLVMNPDDTFEVLIDQIVVNKGNLLEDVVPPINPPKEIEDPSDKKPDDWDERAKIPDPSAVKPEDWDESEPAQIEDTSVVKPDGWLDNEPKFIPDPNAEKPIDWNEDMDGEWEAPQISNPACQIGCGEWSPPMIGNPKYKGVWTPPMIDNPNYQGIWSPRKIPNPDYFEDNHPFLLTSFCALGLELWSMTSDIYFDNFIICSEKEVADRWAADGWGVKIMIENDNEPSIFKQLTAAAEERPWLWFIYLVTAVLPIALITSFCWPRKVKKRYEDAEFKKLDICKPQTKGALEQEVKGEKAALEKPVDLEEEKQQSDGEILEKDLYHLNPREGVTGEEE; from the exons ATGCGTTTCCAAGGCTGTCGGCTATGTTTGGGTCTTCTTTTCATCTCAATTAATGCAGAATTTATGGATGATAATGTTGAGATGGAAGACTTTGATGAAAATTCAGAAGAGATTGATGCTAATGAAAATGAATTCTCCTCAGAG aTTAAATATAAGACACCTCAACCTATAGGAGAAGTATATTTTACGGAAACTTTTGATAGTGGAAGGTTGGCTGG GTGGGTCttatcaaaagcaaaaaaagatgatacagatgCGGAGATTTCTATATATgatg gaAGATGGGAAATAGAAGAATTGAAAGAATATCGAGTACCTGGTGACCGAGGACTGGTGTTGAAATCTAGAGCAAAGCATCATGCAATATCTGCTGTATTAGCAAAACCTTTCATCTTTGCTGATAAACCTCTGATAGTACA ATATGAAGTAAATTTTCAAGATGGTATTGATTGTGGAGGTGCATACATTAAACTCCTAGCAGACACTGATGGTTTGAATCTG GAAAACTTTTATGATAAAACATCCTATACCATTATGTTTGGACCAGATAAATGTGGAGAAGATTATAAACTTCATTTTATCTTCAGACACAAACATCCCCAAACTGGAGTTTTTGAAGAGAAGCATGCCAAACCTCCAGATGTAGACCTTAAAAAGTTCTTTACAGACAGGAAGACTCATCTTTATACCCTTG TGATGAATCCAGATGACACATTTGAAGTATTAATTGATCAGATAGTTGTTAACAAAGGAAACCTACTAGAGGATGTGGTTCCTCCTATCAATCCTCCCAAGGAAATTGAAGATCCCAGTGATAAAAAACCTGATGATTGGGATGAAAGAGCAAAAATCCCTGATCCTTCTGCTGTCAAACCAGAAGACTG GGATGAAAGTGAACCTGCCCAAATAGAAGATACAAGTGTTGTTAAACCTGATGGCTGGCTTGATAATGAACCGAAATTTATTCCAGATCCTAATGCTGAAAAACCCATTGACTG GAATGAAGACATGGATGGAGAATGGGAGGCACCTCAGATTTCTAATCCAGCATGTCAGATTGGGTGTGGCGAGTGGAGCCCTCCCATGATAGGTAACCCAAAATACAAAGGAGTATGGACACCTCCAATGATAGATAACCCTAACTACCAG GGTATCTGGAGTCCTCGAAAAATTCCTAATCCAGATTATTTTGAAGACAATCACCCATTTCTTCTGACTTCCTTCTGTGCTCTTGGTTTAGAGCTTTGGTCCATGACCTCTGATATCTActttgataattttattatttgttcgGAAAAGGAAGTAGCAGATCGCTGGGCTGCAGATGGTTGGGGAGTGAAAATAATGATAGAAAATGATAATGAG CCTAGTATATTCAAACAGTTGACGGCAGCTGCTGAAGAGCGCCCATGGCTTTGGTTCATTTATCTTGTGACAGCAGTGCTTCCAATAGCATTAATTACTTCATTTTGTTGGCCAAGAAAAGtaaag AAAAGATATGAAGATGCAGAGTTCAAAAAACTGGACATATGTAAACCACAAACAAAGGGAGCACTAGAGCAAGAAGTAAAGGGAGAGAAAGCAGCCCTGGAGAAACCAGTAGACTTGGAAGAGGAAAAACAGCAAAGTGATGGTGAAATTCTTGAAAAAG ATTTATACCATTTGAATCCTCGAGAAGGCGTGACTGGCGAAGAGGAGTAA
- the CLGN gene encoding calmegin isoform X2: MRFQGCRLCLGLLFISINAEFMDDNVEMEDFDENSEEIDANENEFSSEIKYKTPQPIGEVYFTETFDSGRLAGWVLSKAKKDDTDAEISIYDGRWEIEELKEYRVPGDRGLVLKSRAKHHAISAVLAKPFIFADKPLIVQYEVNFQDGIDCGGAYIKLLADTDGLNLENFYDKTSYTIMFGPDKCGEDYKLHFIFRHKHPQTGVFEEKHAKPPDVDLKKFFTDRKTHLYTLVMNPDDTFEVLIDQIVVNKGNLLEDVVPPINPPKEIEDPSDKKPDDWDERAKIPDPSAVKPEDWDESEPAQIEDTSVVKPDGWLDNEPKFIPDPNAEKPIDWNEDMDGEWEAPQISNPACQIGCGEWSPPMIGNPKYKGVWTPPMIDNPNYQGIWSPRKIPNPDYFEDNHPFLLTSFCALGLELWSMTSDIYFDNFIICSEKEVADRWAADGWGVKIMIENDNEPSIFKQLTAAAEERPWLWFIYLVTAVLPIALITSFCWPRKVKKRYEDAEFKKLDICKPQTKGALEQEVKGEKAALEKPVDLEEEKQQSDGEILEKEEEGEPEEKSEEEIEIIERQEEGNKSNKSGSEDENYTVC, translated from the exons ATGCGTTTCCAAGGCTGTCGGCTATGTTTGGGTCTTCTTTTCATCTCAATTAATGCAGAATTTATGGATGATAATGTTGAGATGGAAGACTTTGATGAAAATTCAGAAGAGATTGATGCTAATGAAAATGAATTCTCCTCAGAG aTTAAATATAAGACACCTCAACCTATAGGAGAAGTATATTTTACGGAAACTTTTGATAGTGGAAGGTTGGCTGG GTGGGTCttatcaaaagcaaaaaaagatgatacagatgCGGAGATTTCTATATATgatg gaAGATGGGAAATAGAAGAATTGAAAGAATATCGAGTACCTGGTGACCGAGGACTGGTGTTGAAATCTAGAGCAAAGCATCATGCAATATCTGCTGTATTAGCAAAACCTTTCATCTTTGCTGATAAACCTCTGATAGTACA ATATGAAGTAAATTTTCAAGATGGTATTGATTGTGGAGGTGCATACATTAAACTCCTAGCAGACACTGATGGTTTGAATCTG GAAAACTTTTATGATAAAACATCCTATACCATTATGTTTGGACCAGATAAATGTGGAGAAGATTATAAACTTCATTTTATCTTCAGACACAAACATCCCCAAACTGGAGTTTTTGAAGAGAAGCATGCCAAACCTCCAGATGTAGACCTTAAAAAGTTCTTTACAGACAGGAAGACTCATCTTTATACCCTTG TGATGAATCCAGATGACACATTTGAAGTATTAATTGATCAGATAGTTGTTAACAAAGGAAACCTACTAGAGGATGTGGTTCCTCCTATCAATCCTCCCAAGGAAATTGAAGATCCCAGTGATAAAAAACCTGATGATTGGGATGAAAGAGCAAAAATCCCTGATCCTTCTGCTGTCAAACCAGAAGACTG GGATGAAAGTGAACCTGCCCAAATAGAAGATACAAGTGTTGTTAAACCTGATGGCTGGCTTGATAATGAACCGAAATTTATTCCAGATCCTAATGCTGAAAAACCCATTGACTG GAATGAAGACATGGATGGAGAATGGGAGGCACCTCAGATTTCTAATCCAGCATGTCAGATTGGGTGTGGCGAGTGGAGCCCTCCCATGATAGGTAACCCAAAATACAAAGGAGTATGGACACCTCCAATGATAGATAACCCTAACTACCAG GGTATCTGGAGTCCTCGAAAAATTCCTAATCCAGATTATTTTGAAGACAATCACCCATTTCTTCTGACTTCCTTCTGTGCTCTTGGTTTAGAGCTTTGGTCCATGACCTCTGATATCTActttgataattttattatttgttcgGAAAAGGAAGTAGCAGATCGCTGGGCTGCAGATGGTTGGGGAGTGAAAATAATGATAGAAAATGATAATGAG CCTAGTATATTCAAACAGTTGACGGCAGCTGCTGAAGAGCGCCCATGGCTTTGGTTCATTTATCTTGTGACAGCAGTGCTTCCAATAGCATTAATTACTTCATTTTGTTGGCCAAGAAAAGtaaag AAAAGATATGAAGATGCAGAGTTCAAAAAACTGGACATATGTAAACCACAAACAAAGGGAGCACTAGAGCAAGAAGTAAAGGGAGAGAAAGCAGCCCTGGAGAAACCAGTAGACTTGGAAGAGGAAAAACAGCAAAGTGATGGTGAAATTCTTGAAAAAG aagaggAAGGTGAACCTGAGGAAAAGAGTgaagaagaaattgaaatcatagaaAGACAAGAAGAAGGTAATAAATCAAATAAGTCTGGATCAGAGGATGAG AACTACACGGTATGTTGA